The following are encoded together in the Deltaproteobacteria bacterium genome:
- a CDS encoding VWA domain-containing protein, with translation MRFANPELLWLLALLPALIVGLALRYGWRRRTLASLGNLAQVARLAASVSPGRRLAKAILLVLGLGLVILTLARPQAGERTSLAPAVGIDLVVALDFSKSMLARDAYPSRIERAKAELVRLIDGLKGDRLGLVAFAGETLSYPLTTDYAAAKLFWRDMTPLDMPVGGTAIGKAIVAGTRLLTAVRGKGPPRSQVILLLTDGEDHESEPLEAAKEAGRLGIRVYTVGIGSRSGEPIPQLNEDGTISGYLQGPGGRPVTSRLEDRTLAEVAKHTRGRYIEMDPRHFAVEPILAELEKLTRSEIKSRLVKHYDEVYPWFLFPALLCLILELLLSDRRRRVTAPEVHA, from the coding sequence ATGCGCTTCGCGAACCCCGAGCTGCTCTGGCTTCTCGCGCTTCTGCCCGCCCTCATCGTGGGGCTCGCGCTCCGCTACGGCTGGCGGCGGCGGACGCTGGCGAGCCTGGGGAACCTGGCCCAGGTGGCGCGGCTCGCGGCCTCGGTCAGCCCCGGACGGAGGCTCGCGAAGGCGATCCTGCTGGTCCTCGGCCTGGGGCTGGTCATCCTGACGCTCGCGCGGCCGCAGGCGGGGGAGCGCACGAGCCTGGCGCCGGCGGTCGGCATCGACCTCGTGGTGGCGCTCGACTTCTCGAAGAGCATGCTGGCGCGCGACGCCTATCCGAGCCGCATCGAGCGCGCGAAGGCCGAGCTCGTGCGCCTCATCGACGGGCTGAAGGGGGACCGCCTCGGGCTCGTGGCCTTCGCCGGGGAGACGCTGAGCTACCCGCTGACCACCGACTACGCCGCGGCCAAGCTCTTCTGGCGGGACATGACCCCGCTCGACATGCCGGTGGGCGGGACGGCGATAGGCAAGGCCATCGTGGCCGGCACGCGCCTGCTCACCGCGGTGCGGGGCAAGGGGCCGCCGCGCTCGCAGGTGATCCTGCTCCTCACCGACGGAGAGGACCACGAGAGCGAGCCGCTCGAGGCCGCGAAGGAGGCGGGCCGCCTCGGGATCCGAGTCTATACGGTGGGGATCGGGTCCCGCTCGGGGGAGCCGATCCCGCAGCTCAACGAGGACGGGACGATCTCGGGCTACCTGCAAGGGCCGGGGGGGCGCCCCGTGACCTCGCGGCTCGAGGACCGGACGCTCGCCGAGGTGGCCAAGCACACGCGCGGGCGGTACATCGAGATGGACCCGCGGCACTTCGCGGTGGAGCCGATTCTCGCCGAGCTGGAGAAGCTGACCCGCTCGGAGATCAAGTCCCGGCTGGTGAAGCACTACGACGAGGTGTATCCGTGGTTCCTCTTCCCCGCGCTGCTCTGCCTGATTCTGGAGCTCCTGCTCTCGGACCGCCGCCGGCGCGTTACGGCCCCCGAGGTGCACGCATGA
- a CDS encoding VWA domain-containing protein, translated as MRRRSAGPVGLLALVGLPVAGYLVWDLANAGQVAFKYPLVLLGLLALPLLYLAEFVWKSRGRAALAYSSTAALSRLRQGFFARLVALPQVLRLVAVALLVVACARPQTRDRGGRVEVQGIDIVVALDLSKSMEATDLVPNRLEAAKKVLDDFILRRRGDRMGLVIFGREAFTHCPLTLDYGVLRELLGDLHFDLIDGSATAIGNALGVGLARLRASDAKSKVIILLTDGDSNAGNVAPSQAARYAQAMKVKVFTILMGAQGEQVVRDAFGRAVQGGRQFPVNPKLLEEIAAQTGGKAYLATDRQGLEEKFEQILRELDKSTRREVAAVYADAHRPFAATGLGLLLLEALLVLTRLRRFP; from the coding sequence GTGCGACGGCGCTCGGCCGGGCCCGTGGGCCTGCTCGCGTTGGTGGGCCTCCCGGTGGCGGGGTACCTCGTCTGGGATCTCGCGAACGCCGGTCAGGTGGCCTTCAAGTACCCGCTCGTGCTCCTCGGCCTCCTCGCGCTGCCGCTCCTCTATCTCGCCGAGTTCGTCTGGAAGAGCCGCGGACGCGCCGCGCTCGCGTACTCCAGCACGGCGGCGCTCTCGCGGCTCCGGCAGGGGTTCTTCGCCCGGCTCGTGGCCTTGCCGCAGGTGCTGCGCCTCGTGGCCGTGGCGCTCCTCGTCGTCGCGTGCGCGCGGCCGCAGACGCGGGACCGCGGCGGGCGCGTCGAGGTGCAAGGGATCGACATCGTGGTGGCGCTCGATCTGTCGAAGAGCATGGAGGCCACGGACCTGGTGCCGAATCGTCTCGAGGCGGCGAAGAAGGTGCTCGACGACTTCATCCTGCGGCGGCGCGGGGACCGCATGGGGCTCGTGATCTTCGGGCGCGAGGCCTTCACGCACTGCCCACTCACCCTCGACTACGGCGTGCTGCGCGAGCTCCTCGGCGACCTGCACTTCGACCTGATCGACGGCTCGGCCACGGCCATCGGCAACGCGCTCGGGGTGGGGCTCGCGCGCCTTCGGGCGAGCGACGCCAAGAGCAAGGTAATCATCCTGCTCACCGACGGAGACAGCAACGCCGGCAACGTGGCGCCGAGCCAGGCCGCGCGCTACGCCCAGGCCATGAAGGTGAAGGTCTTCACCATCCTGATGGGGGCGCAAGGGGAGCAGGTGGTGCGCGACGCCTTCGGGCGGGCGGTGCAGGGGGGGCGCCAGTTCCCGGTCAACCCGAAGCTCCTCGAGGAGATCGCCGCGCAGACGGGAGGGAAGGCCTACCTTGCCACCGACCGGCAGGGGCTCGAGGAGAAGTTCGAGCAGATCCTGCGCGAGCTGGACAAGAGCACGCGCCGGGAGGTGGCCGCGGTCTACGCCGACGCGCACCGCCCCTTCGCCGCGACGGGCCTCGGGCTGCTCCTGCTCGAGGCGCTGCTCGTGCTCACGCGCCTGCGGCGCTTTCCCTGA